The genomic stretch TCAGCAATGCTGCATATTTTTGTGCATAGAGAAAAAAACCAACACCTTTATGAATAGGCTGACGTAATTCAAAAGGTAATAAAATTGGGTTTTCACTGATCGCGACTGGATTGAGTGTTAAGCGATATTCATTATTGGTATCTAAACTCAGCGTTCGTGCAAAAGTATTACTACGCCCAGCGTAAAGCGGGACTTCATCTATCTTGAGTGGCTGAATACTCTGATGTTGGAAGCTTTCCAGTATTAAGTCATGACGTTCATATTGATTGTCGTTTTGACCGATCCAATGACGAGCACGCCATAAATAGGTATGAAAAAGCTCGGGAGCAAAATCTTTTTTTACACCTTCCTCCGATTTTCCACCACCAAGCTGTACATCCTCCCAGCGTTTTGCACACTGCATTTGCAATGCTTCACCCTGTTCAGGCACATCATTACGAATGGCTCTTAAGTGATAGGCTTTTAATAGGTCAGTGGCATTGAGCGGGACACCTCGATTATTTTGCGTATCAAAAAAGGTAAACGCCAAATCTTCACGATCAACAACAATCACTGTAAATTGTAATTTATCAAAAATTTCCTGATTAAAATCAGGTTTAGCTTGTTGGATAATCTGTTGGGCAATTCTTAAGTTTTTTACAGATATTGGTGATCGATAATGAAATGCTAAATTTTCAGGGAGTTTTCCCTTTAGGGAATAATAGAGGACTGCCAATGAACTCAGCCGTTGTTGTCCATCAATCACAAACATACCGTCAACTGTACGATGTAATAACAAGCTTCCCAAGTAATAGATCGATTGATCACTTTTATGATGAAACTCATTTAAATCATCAAGTAACTGGTGTATTTTTTCCTGCGTCCAAACATAGGGTCTTTGATAATTATCTAATGCTAGCTTAGCACCTGACGCGAGTAACGCATTAAAGCTCAGCACTTGAACATCAACTTGTTTCAAAGCCGCAATATCAACATTATGCCCCATTGTTTTTCCTATCTTTTAATTGCAAAGCTTGCCCCCTCTCCCGTTGGAGAGGGAGCCACAGACGTAGTCAATAAATCACGGCTATCTCACCACGAGCTGCAATTTATTTCTCACCATTTCATAGATCAGGCTATCAAATTGCTGCTTCTTCATCGGATCGGAGAGCAACTGCATCATCAGGTCTTGATGGGCTTCATGACTGCCCATAATCGCATCATCAATAGCACGTGGAAAATGCCCTAACATGGCTTGCTCGCGGGTGTTATTGCTGACTTGCGATACCACATTGCTGTCCTCTACGACTTTGTCCATCACAGTATGCGCATAATTAATCAGGTCTTGGTCGGTCAGTTTTTCCGTTATAAACAACTCATTTAGACGCTGCAAAATACTGGAAATAAAGGTTTCCTTTTTATCCTTACCTGCACCACTGCCCAGATCATTACCTGGCTCTAGCGGTTGCCCACTATTGGCCTGTAATTGGATATCAATCTGACGCAATTTAGACAAGCGATAATGGCTCATCTCAATATTACTGAGGTCAATCTCTTCATCTGGATTATGGTTTTCTTTCAACATATTGCGTAGGCTACGCGCAAATAGGCTGAGTTTTTCCAAGTCTCTATCATCATAGTCAACAATCTGCGACATAAATTCATAAAAACGGATAAACGTGCCTAAGTCTTTTTTAAAGATTTCCAAGGCATCTTTGGCTTTTTTGGCTTCAGCACAATCTTTTTCTGCATTGCCAATCAGGACGGCATCGCCTGTTTGCTTACAACGCTCCAGCATTGCTTTACTTTTCTGATCGTCCTGACTGGCTTGGCGATAACGTACATTCCAGCGTTCGATTGCAGGTTTGCAGATATTGGCCAAGACCGCATTGGATTTACTGCGGCTATAAAATGCCTCTGCGAATTGCTCAACCTCAGACCAGCGGAATATCCCATTACTTCTCAGCTTATTTGATAACTCAAAAACTTTATCTGGATCAGTTACATCAGCCAGTTCAGCCGTTTGATAATAGGGCTGGAACGATTCTAAAATATCGGCAGGTTCATTAAAGAAATCTAATACAAAAGTGCCCGACTCGGCCTTGCCCGGATAAGTACGATTTAGACGAGATAAGGTTTGTACGCACTCTACCCCACCCAGTTTTTTATCGACGTACATGGCACACAATTTCGGTTGGTCAAACCCGGTTTGGAATTTATTGGCCACCAACATGATTTGATAGTCATCACTGTCAAATGCCTTACGCATTTCACGGCCTTTGAGGTTGGGATTCATATTCTGTTCAGTGAACTTTTGCCCGATCAAATGACCGCTGTTGGGATCGGTATCGTTAAATTCAACTTCACCTGAAAATGCCACCATTGCCTGTATTGACTGATAACCTTGCTCAGCCACATATTTGTCCAGTGCCAATTTATAACGCACCGCTTCTTTACGTGAACTGGTCACCACCATGGCTTTGGCTTGACCACCCAATAAACCCATGATGTGCTTTTTAAAATGCTCAATAATCACTTTCACTTTTTGTGAAATATTATGGTCGTGCAAACGCACCCATTGATTGACTTTAATCTTGCCTTTTTTGGCATCGACGGTAGGGTCTTGGCTGGCAATTTTTTGGGTCAGCTTATAAGCCACGTTATAGTTGGTGTAGTTTTTTAGCACATCTAAAATAAAGCCTTCTTCAATGGCTTGGCGCATTGAATAGACATGATAGGCTTGCGGAATATTGTCTTTGGATGGTGGCATGGATGGATCTGGGCATTGTCCAAACAGCTCTAAGGTTTTGGCCTTGGGTGTCGCGGTAAAAGCATAATAACTGACATTGGGATTGGCACGGCGTGAAGCCAAAGCTGCATCTAAAATGTCTTCGCTCGACAGCATCACATCTTCGTCGTAGCCCTCTGTCATCAGCACTTCTTTGAGCTTATTTGCGGTTGAACCACTTTGTGAGGAATGCGCTTCATCGGCAATCACCGCATAGCGACGCTGCTTCAGCACGATACTATTTTCAATTGCCTTCAGCACAAAGGGAAAGGTCTGAATGGTCACAATAATAATCGGTTGCGATTTTTCTAAGGAACTGGCCAGTTTTTCCGACTTGGAGCCACCACCCTCATTATTATTAATTCGTCCAACCACGCCATCGGCATGTTCAAACTGATAAATGGTGTCTTGTAACTGCGCATCTAAGATGGTGCGATCGGTCACTACAATCACCGAATCAAATTGCTTATTGCCCAATTCATCATACAAACTGGAAAGTTGATGCGCTGTCCATGCAATCGAATTGGATTTACCCGAACCTGCACTGTGCTGAATCAGGTATTTATGCCCTGTGCCGCGGTCTTTGGCATCTTGAATCAGCTTGGTCACCACATCCCACTGATGGTAACGTGGAAAAATCAGGCTTTCTTTTTTGTATTTACGCCCTTCAGCATCTTCTTTTTCATCAATATTCAGATGGACAAAACGCCCGATAATATTGAGTAAATTGGCTGGGCTGAGTACCTCATTCCACAAATAATCGGTGGCATAACGGCTTTGATCGGCAGGGAGAGCGTTGCCTGCACCGCCATCCGCAGTGCCTTGGTTAAACGGCAGAAAATAAGTACTGTCACCGGCCAAATGCGTGGTCATAAACACTTCATACTGACTCACCGCAAAATGCACCAAAGCACCGCGTTTAAACATCAGCAAGGGTTCTGGCTTATTGGTGGCGGGGTCTTTGGCTAGCCGAGTCTTTTTGTATTGCAGAATCGCATCGCTCACCGTTTGCTTAAATTCAGATTTAAGCTCTAGGGTCGATACAGGTAAGCCATTGATAAACAGCACCAAGTCAATCCGCCATTTTTTGGCTTGCTTACCTGTGGTTTCTAACTCAGCTTTATTGGCATAGGGGCTATACACCAGTTCGGGCACCACCCGACAAATATTTTGTTGATAACGCGCCAAAGTATCGGCATTAAGGTTGTGCTCAGGTTTAAATTGGCACAACTTAAAACGTGCATTACGGATGGTTAGGCCATGCCGCAGCACGCCCAAAGTGCCATAACTGCGTGAGGCTGAATCGGTGGCATTGATACTGGCTTTTGCGAGTTGCACCACGAGGGCTTCAATAAAATGCCGTTCCGAATCATTCGGATAGGTCTGACAAAACTTTTTCCATTCATCTGCTTGGCTGCTTTGAATAAAGCTCAGTAGGTCTGCGGTATAGAGTGCATTTTCACGGTCATAGCCGACACCACTGCCAAGCTGCCAGCCTTGGGCGAGCATTTTCTGGATAATATCGCGTTGGAAATTCAATTCGCGGGTCACGTCAAAGCTCATGCGCTGCACTCCAAGTTTGGCTCAGTTTGGGCTGGCGCTTGCCAATCACGTACATCAATTTTTCCAGTCACCGCAGCGGAGATTAAGGCAGTACGGCGTTCTTGCATCAGGGCGATAGCGGATTCGGCTTTAGATGTTAAAGAATCAAAATTATTTTGCATTTCGATAATATAATTTGAAATTGCTTTTTGTTCTTCAGCGGCAGGAATTACAACTTTGCTTTCTTTGACCTGATCTTGCCCAATATTAGGATCTTTTCTTGTTCCTGCTGCTTCAATCATCCAAAATGGTCGATAAAACTCATAAAACCTGTGTAAAAACTCAGGGTGAAAATTACTGTTTGGTAAAATACCGCATACAGCTTGATTAATTGTTGATTCAAACTCTAAGAGTGCATGCTTACCAATAGAACCTGCACCGCCATACATTGCAATTAATATACTTTTTTTAGGTAAGACTGAACATGCTGTTTCAGCAACTGCTCTCTTAGTTATACTTATTGGAGTTTCCTCTAATATTCCATTATTTAAATCAGTTGTTCGAATCCATGGAATATCACCATCTTCATAATATAAAGAATATTTCGAAGTTGAAGGCGTAGAGCCACTTGTAGTAAATGTTTTCCATTTTAATTTACTAACGTCCCAATGCTCAGGGACTTCCCCTAACCATTCCACACCTGAATCTTTCATCGGTGCATTAGGGTTGAGCCCTTTGGTCACCGCATGGCTAATCACCGCTTGACGTTTTTCTTTGAGTAGCGCAATCAAGCTTTGTTGTTTTTCAATGAGGCTGTCAATTTTTGCAGTTTCATGGTCGAGGAAAGCGGCGATTTGGATTTGTTCTTGAATATCAGGTTTTGCAATTGAATAGGAGTTGATAATATCTGCCGGAACTCTTTTTAATCCACCTGCACCTGTCATCGCTGCTGTAGCGATATCCATAAAAGTTGTTTCTTGTAATCTATAATATAAAAATCTGTTATTACTTAAATGATTACTGCGAAGAACATAAATCTCAGATGAACCAAACCCAATTCCATTAACTAATTCTTTTGCTATAGCGATATTTTTATTCTCAAAGCATGGTGTAACTTTTGCCATTAAGACATCATTGTTCTCAAAATACGTATATCCTTCAAAAACCTCTCCGATGTTCCTCATTTCATCTAGGACTATTGAGTTCAACTTCAATTTATCCATTGGTATAAAACTACACTTTCCCAACTTTGTTTGTAAGCCAAGCCCTGATTTTTTGGGATTGAGTATTGCGATATATTTAATTGGAACTAAATCCCAACTACTCGGAATCTCACCCAACCACGCTACCCCTGAGTCTTTATACTCGGCATACTTTTGATACTTGCTCACTGCCCCGACCATTATGAATGCACCTCTTGCAGCAATTGCATAATCTCGGCACTTACCGCATCGAGGTCGGCATCAATCTCGGCCAAATCACGTGGCGGTTGATAGACATAGAAATGACGGTTAAACGGAATCTCATAACCGACAATGCCAATCTCGCCATCTTTGTCATCACGTTTATCGGCATTGATCCATGCATCCGCCACATGCGGTTGGACTTCACGTTTAAAATAAGACTCGATTAATTCAGTGGTGGTCACCTGTGGGTTGAGTGCGATGTTTTCCGCATCACGTAAATCACCATCTTGCACAAACTCAACCACTTTGCCTTTATAACTAAACTGGCCATATAGCGGCTTTGCTTCGCCCTTGACCACTTTATTGACCACAGGCTCTGCTTCTGGGTTTTTCCACGTGATGGCATCGAGCAATTGTTTTTTCTCTTTGGCATCGAGCTTGATATCGGTGGCTTTTAAGGCCTGTTTAAGGGTCTCATCAAAGGTATTAAAATCATCACTTTGTGCGGTGCCAATCTGCGCCTGTAAGGCTTGGGCTTTTTGCATCAGACTACGTTGTAATAGCCAAATTTTACTGTCCAACAGATCTTTAATGTCTTTTTCTTTGAGCTCTGGATATTCGGCTTTAATCAGCGCACGGATTTCAATCTGTTGATCAGCGTTGAATATGCCATAGCTGAGGTCTGTCGCTGCATCTGTCCATGTCGTCGCAAACTGCGCATAAAGCGTTTGCATCACCGCATTAAAGGGCTTCGGTGCAAAACGTAATCCCGCTACGGCAGCATCCGTAATTTGTGCCGACAGACGTAATGGACGTTCAATGCTGACACGGCGATAACCAAATTCATAACTGTTAAAAATTTTGCTGGCAAAGGTTTTGGCAGTTTCAGTTTTAGGGTTGGCAGACTGACGACCACGATTCGATTTTATTTCGAGAGATTTATCCAGCGTGCGCGCATCCTCTGCTTCAAATTGACCAAAACTACAAATAATAGTTTTGATATCTTCTTCACTCATCTCATTACGCTTCGAGCCGAGTGATTTACGCATCTTGCCGTATAAATGGCTACCATCAATCAACTGTACTTTGCCTTTGCGTGCTGCCTGTTTTTTATTACTGAGCACCCAAATATAAGTCGCAATGCCAGTGTTATAAAACATGTCATTTGGCAGCGCGATAATCGCTTCGAGTAAATCGGCCTCTAAAATGTAGCGACGGATTTCACTTTCACCACTGCCTGCACTGCCGGTAAACAAAGGCGAACCATTTAAAATAATCCCAATCCGACTGCCCTGCTGCTGATTACTATCAACGTCACGCATTTTACTCATCAGGTGCATTAAAAATAATAATGAACCATCTGATACCCGTGGCAAGCCAGCACCAAAACGCCCATCAAAACCTTTGACCTGATGTTCGGTTTTAATATCTTGTTCGATCTTTTTCCAGTCCACCCCAAAAGGTGGGTTAGACAGCATATAGTCAAATTGATCCCCTGCCAGTTGGTCATTCGACAGGGTGTTGCCAAGTTTAATACGGCTAACCGCTTGGCCTTTAATCAACATATCGGCTTTACAGATGGCATAAGACTCTGGGTTCAGCTCTTGACCAAAGGCACTCATCAGCGCATTGGGGTTTAACTCATGCACATATTCTGTACCTGACGATAAAAACCCGCCCGTCCCTGCCGTCGGATCATAAATAGTACGGATAATCCCAGCTTGAGTTAAGACGTCATCATCTTCCATAAATACCAATGCGGTGGTCAGACGCACGATATCCCGTGGGGTAAAGTGTTCCCCTGCGGTTTCATTTGAACCCTCGGCAAAACGACGGATCAACTCTTCAAATACCAAACCCATATCATGGTTAGATACAGTTTCTGGGCTTAAGTCGGTGTTGGCAAATTTCTGTACCACTTTATAAAGTAAGTTAGCGTCATCGAGTGAACCGACAAACTCATCAAACTTAAAGTGCTCAAAAATCTCACGGGCATCCTGTGAAAAACTTTGTACATAGGTTTTAAGGTTGGCCTTGATGTCTGTTTGCCCCATCTTGGCAAGATCCATCGGCGAGGTATTAAAAAAAGTAAGGTTATCGGTCGCACGTAATAGGAACTTTTCTTGGGCTTCTTCCGGTAGATTCATTGGCTTAATTCGTTCATGTTCCGCCAATACCGCAGCCTTGCTGCTCGTAAGCACACACTCTAAACGACGCAATAGCGTAAACGGTAAAATTACCCGTCCATATTGCGATTGCTTAAAGTCACCACGAAGTAAATCGGCCACTGACCAAATGAAAGCAGCGACTTGAGAGAAGTTATTATTTGACATACGAGCGTCTATCCAAAGCGTGAAAGCGACAACAATTTTAAGTTAAGTTGATTGTGCCTAAACTGCTTGGTCAATGCCACGTTTAAAGTGAAAAATGTTGGTTGGCGGATGTGGTCTTGAAAGCTCACTGCGTAAAAACAGTGGGTTGTCCCCGTTCAATCCATTTTTGATAACTGATCCCAATATTAAAAATATTCATTGCAATGCTCAAAAGGACGGCAACCCCTGCTATCAAGATCGCCTTCTTATTAAAACAAACCATTGATATTAAAAATATAATTATAGATAACATACTAAAAAACTGATCCACCGCAAAGCCATAATGATTATTTCCTGTCAAATAACAAACCATATAAATGAAGAGTATGCCGAGTAAATTTAAAATAGAGATTAGAAAGGGTAGATGAGTGTTCAAGATTTTTTCAGCCCTGTTATTTACAGGCTCACTCCTTATTCCGTTTTACGGAGTATCTATGAATCATTAAATTCCACTAGATATTCCGTAGAGTCATTTTTTTCAGAGGATAATGTTATTTAAAGTTTTTTAAAAAATCTATTCGTTTCTTCGTCATGTCAATCTCACATTGCATTGCATCAAAATGACTCTCACGCCCATAATTAGCTTCATCAACAACACACAACGATTCCTTAACCTTAATCCAATTTCGTTGTGAATTTTGAAGATTATCCTTTTTATCTTTCTTTAAATTATTAATTCTTTTCTTATAAATAATGTTTAACTCCTTATCCACCGCTTTGAACTCATCTATATAGCATCCCAAAATGTCATTATATACGACACTATTGGGAATGCATTTAACTTGATATTCAGTATCCGCAAATACAGGTGAACTGCTAAATATAAAAAATAGAATCAATAAATAAATTTTGTTATTTATAACAATCACATTTTACCCCTTTTTCAAATATATCCGCTTCTTCTTTACGACGTTTCCCTACACCACTATTGCCCTTTGGCCCTGTTTTATTCCATAGTTTAGACATATCTCTCAAAATATCAGGAATCTTTTCAGGGCTACCTGATTTAAAGGCATCTTTAATTTGCCGCATGTGCACACGAGTCAGTCCTGTTTTGGGATCTTTTAAGGATGGTCCTCTATTGAATACAAGTGAAAGTAAAACACCTTGGCAATGTGGATGTAGTTCTAACACTTCAGGATAAATAGAAAGCACTTGATTGGCATATCTTGTTTTCAATACTGTAGCTAGTTGTAATGCTTTATCTTTGGTAATTGTAATATTAGATAATACAGGAATTAACGCTTTAGCGGCTCCCCCTTTTTTACCTTGTGCTTTTAGTAGTTCTTGGATTTGAGTCGCTGTGTAAAAAGGTGCTAAATCCTTTTTTATTTGTGATGCAGATTGCTGCCCCAAATCATAACCAATTGCGATAGTTACACCACTATTATCGTCACCTGGTTGATAAGGTTTTGGTTCATATTTTTCAAATTCTAAGATTTTTTCCCAGGTTTCCATAGAAATAATATACGGTCCTGGAGTGGTCTCAAAACTAACGGTTTCTACTACACACTGTGGTGGGCAAGCTTTCTCCTCCTCAACCAAACTATTTGTTTGGTTCTGTTGTGTATTCGTTGATTGTAAATTCGATACAGCAGAAAGAGCAGACCCTCCCGCACTCTCCCCCACCAAATGACTTTGCTGTGGCAATATCTTTGCCCCGCAAGTGAGTTGATCGCCAACATAAGCCACGGCTTTGTCATCAAAAATAATATGGTCATGACTTTTCACGACTGTTGACCAACATTTACATTTAGGGCAAAAGTGCCCATCACCTGCACGTACAAATAAATTACCCAGTTGGGCACTTCTCATCTGCGTTGACGGAACGATGCCGCCATGATCGGTTGGGGCATTATGAATCGCAAAGCCTTTCATTGTGCTACTTCCTGTATTTTATAGTTGTTATTTAAATTTATTATTTTTGCTTTTACATGCTGTACTTTTATTAAACTCGGCTTAATAAAATCATAATTCCGAATCAAAGTATATAATCCGATTTTTTCTGCTTGAATGTCACTTGATTTTCTGCAAAAAATCCCAATTCCACAGCAAATTTCTGTAACATGACGCACGAGAAAGCGCTTGATGATGCTCGTTGTGTTTTTAGAGGCAAAATAGTCCATCACCAAGCGCTTTTTATATTTGGAATTATCATTCCAAGTTCTAGTTTTATATCAATATATTAAATCTTCTGTGAACATGGTTTCACATCGAAAATTGTAAGGTGCCAGCATGGAAATCAAGGTCAATTATCTCGACAACCTTCGACTTGAAGCCAAGTTCGATGACTTCACGGTAATCGCCGATCAACCGATTCGTTATAAAGGTGATGGTTCCGCGCCGGGACCATTTGACTATTTTCTTGCGTCATCCGCTTTATGCGCGGCTTATTTCGTTAAGGTTTATTGCCAAGCACGTGATATTCCAACTGAAAATATTCGCCTTTCGCAAAACAACATTGTAGATCCTGAAAACCGCTATAAACAAATTTTCAAAATTCAAATCGAATTACCGGCTGATATTTCTGACAAAGATCGCCAAGGCATCTTGCGTTCGATTGACCGTTGTACTGTCAAAAAAGTGGTGCAAACGGGACCTGAATTTGTGATTGAAGCAGTTGAAAGTATTGATGCCGATGCACAAGCTTTGTTGATGCCAAGCCTCGCCTCTGAAAACAATACTTATATTCAAGGGAAAGACCTGCCACTCGAACAAACCATTGCCAATATGTCTGCGATTATGGCCAAGCTCGGCATGAAGATTGAAATCGCGTCATGGCGTAATATTGTGCCGAATGTCTGGTCGTTACATGTGCGTGATGCACAAGCACCAATGTGTTTTACCAATGGTAAAGGTTCAACCAAAGAGAGTGCGCTAGCCTCTGCCTTAGGTGAGTTTATTGAGCGTCTGAACTGTAACTTCTTCTATAACGATCAGTTTTGGGGTGAAGAAATTGCCAATGCTGACTTTGTCCATTACCCAGAAGAAAAATGGTTTAAGCCGGGTCCTGAAGGCGAACTGCCAACTGAAATTCTCGATGAATACTGCTTAGAAATTTATAATCCAGATGACGAGCTACTCGGTACGCATTTATATGACACCAACTCAGGCAATACTGAGCGTGGTATTTGTTCACTGCCCTACGTGCGCCAGTCAGACCAGGAAGTGGTGTATTTCCCATCGAATCTGATCGAAAACTTGTTCCTCAGCAATGGGATGAGTGCGGGTAATACCTTAGAAGAAGCACAAGTGCAGTGTTTGTCTGAGATCTTTGAACGCGCTGTCAAACGTGAAATCATCCAAGGTGAAATGACCCTTCCTGATGTCCCACAAGAGGTGTTGGCCAAATACCCAAGCATCGTTGCAGGCATTCAAGCGCTTGAAGAACAAGGCTTTCCAGTCTTGGTCAAAGACGCTTCACTTGGCGGTCAATATCCGGTGATGTGTGTCACCTTGATGAATCCACGTACTGGTGGTGTATTTGCATCTTTCGGTGCACATCCAAGTTTTGAAGTTGCCTTAGAACGCAGTTTGACTGAATTACTCCAAGGTCGTAGTTTTGAAGGCTTAAATGACTTGCCACAGCCGACGTTTAGCAGCAATGCCGTGACTGAGCCGAATAACTACGTTGAACACTTTATCGATTCGAGCGGTGTGGTGTCTTGGCATTTCTTTAGTGCCAAAGCTGATTTTGAATTTGTAGAATGGGATTTCTCTGGTCAAGGTGAAAACTCCAATGCAGAAGAAGCCGCTGCTCTATTCGGCATTCTTGAAGAGATGGGCAAAGAAGTCTATATGGCGGTGTATCAGCATTTAGGTGCAACTGCATGTCGAATTTTGGTGCCTGATTATTCTGAGATTTATTTGGTTGAAGATTTGATTTGGGACAATACCAATATCGCACTGTCGTTCCGTTCCGATATCTTAAATTTACATCGCTTAGATGATGCTGCACTTGAAGCCTTAATCGAGCGCTTAGATGAAAGTGAACTGGATGATTACACCGAAATCACCACCTTAATCGGCATCGAATTTGATGACAATACCGTTTGGGGTCAGCTCACCATTCTTGAATTAAAACTGTTGATTCAGCTGGCATTAAAGCAATTTGAAGAAGCCAAAGAATCAGTCGAAACTTTCTTGCAGTACAACACCAATACCGTTGAACGTGGTCTGTTCTATCAAGCCATGAATGTGGTGCTTGAAGTGGTGCTGGATGATGAACTTGAATTGGATGATTTCGAGTTTAACTTCCGCCGTATGTTTAGCGATGAACGTATGGATGCGGTGATGGGCTCGGTTGATGGCAGCGTGCGCTTCTATGGTCTCACTCCGACCAGTATGAAACTTGAAGGGCTAGACCGTCATTTACGTCTGATCGACAGTTATAAAAAACTACATGCAGCACGTGCTCAAGCAGCAGCTTTGACGGTTTAAGTTATTCCAAATAGCAGCTGAGTAAGTGAAAAGGCTTAATCTATAATGGATTAAGCCTTTTTATTTGGGCTGTGGAATAATTAAACAGAAAAGAATTGAGTGGGAATAATCAAGCTGGAATAGCGGTGATTTCCCTATTGTTCTATTTACCGGCTAAACCATCGATATTTACGCGCTATAGGTAAAATTAATAATAAAACGCTTAATCCCCAGAGAGAAATACTGATGCTACTTTGCCATAAAATACCCAGCTCACCATGTGAAATCGACAAGGCACGACGTAAGTTCGACTCCATTAATTCACCCAGCACAAAACCTAAAATTAACGGTGCCAAGGGAAAATCGAATTTACGTAAAATATAGCCAACCACGCCCAAGCCCATACACAACAATAAATCGAAGGTGGTGCTGTGAATTGCATAGACACCGACAAAACTCACGGCAGCAATCGCAGGAATTAAAATATAGTTCGGTACATTTAACAGTTTGGCAAAGAGTCCCACCAAAGGCAGATTCAATATTAATAAAATAATATTACCCACCATTAATGAGGCAATCAGTGACCACACTAAAATCGGTTGCTCGGTGAATAACTGGGGACCGGGCGTAATATTATACAGTGTCAATGCTCCCATCATCACCGCGGTGGTCCCTGAACCAGGTACTCCCAAAGTCAGCATTGGTACGAATGAACCACAGGCAGCAGCATTATTGGCACTTTCTGGCGCGGCTAAACCACGTAAGTCACCTTGTCCAAACGTGCCATTTTTACCAGCGATTTTACGTTCAGTGGTATAGGCCAATGCACTGGCCACACTTGCGCCAGCACCCGGTAAAATCCCAGCAAAGAACCCCACCAATGAACTGCGAAGTATCGCCACAAAGGTGCTTAAAAATTCTTTGACATTAAACAGTGAGCGCTTACCTTGCGCCAAAACTTTTTGACCCGTTGTGGTTCGCTCCAACAATAATAAAACTTCACTCACGCTAAATAAGCCAATCACGATTGTGGTAAATGCAATGCCATCACTTAAACCGACTGTACCAAAAGTAAAGCGATATACTCCGGTAATTGCATCCATGCCCACCGTCGAAAGTGCTAGGCCCAGCAAGGCCATAATCAGGGTTTTAAAAGGTTGGGTACTGATCAAACCCGTTAAACAGACAATTGCAAAAACCATTAAGGCAAAGTATTCCGCAGGCCCAAAAGCAATCGCCCAATT from Acinetobacter pullicarnis encodes the following:
- a CDS encoding type I restriction-modification system subunit M encodes the protein MSNNNFSQVAAFIWSVADLLRGDFKQSQYGRVILPFTLLRRLECVLTSSKAAVLAEHERIKPMNLPEEAQEKFLLRATDNLTFFNTSPMDLAKMGQTDIKANLKTYVQSFSQDAREIFEHFKFDEFVGSLDDANLLYKVVQKFANTDLSPETVSNHDMGLVFEELIRRFAEGSNETAGEHFTPRDIVRLTTALVFMEDDDVLTQAGIIRTIYDPTAGTGGFLSSGTEYVHELNPNALMSAFGQELNPESYAICKADMLIKGQAVSRIKLGNTLSNDQLAGDQFDYMLSNPPFGVDWKKIEQDIKTEHQVKGFDGRFGAGLPRVSDGSLLFLMHLMSKMRDVDSNQQQGSRIGIILNGSPLFTGSAGSGESEIRRYILEADLLEAIIALPNDMFYNTGIATYIWVLSNKKQAARKGKVQLIDGSHLYGKMRKSLGSKRNEMSEEDIKTIICSFGQFEAEDARTLDKSLEIKSNRGRQSANPKTETAKTFASKIFNSYEFGYRRVSIERPLRLSAQITDAAVAGLRFAPKPFNAVMQTLYAQFATTWTDAATDLSYGIFNADQQIEIRALIKAEYPELKEKDIKDLLDSKIWLLQRSLMQKAQALQAQIGTAQSDDFNTFDETLKQALKATDIKLDAKEKKQLLDAITWKNPEAEPVVNKVVKGEAKPLYGQFSYKGKVVEFVQDGDLRDAENIALNPQVTTTELIESYFKREVQPHVADAWINADKRDDKDGEIGIVGYEIPFNRHFYVYQPPRDLAEIDADLDAVSAEIMQLLQEVHS
- a CDS encoding tripartite tricarboxylate transporter permease produces the protein MDVFNFLMAGFGVALQPQNLLIALIGAFIGTIVGLLPGLGPINGVAILLPFAYALGLPVESALILLAAVYLGCEYGGRISAILINVPGDAGAIMTTLDGYPLAKQGKAGIALSLSSISSFIGSTVAFIGIVLFAPLLANWAIAFGPAEYFALMVFAIVCLTGLISTQPFKTLIMALLGLALSTVGMDAITGVYRFTFGTVGLSDGIAFTTIVIGLFSVSEVLLLLERTTTGQKVLAQGKRSLFNVKEFLSTFVAILRSSLVGFFAGILPGAGASVASALAYTTERKIAGKNGTFGQGDLRGLAAPESANNAAACGSFVPMLTLGVPGSGTTAVMMGALTLYNITPGPQLFTEQPILVWSLIASLMVGNIILLILNLPLVGLFAKLLNVPNYILIPAIAAVSFVGVYAIHSTTFDLLLCMGLGVVGYILRKFDFPLAPLILGFVLGELMESNLRRALSISHGELGILWQSSISISLWGLSVLLLILPIARKYRWFSR
- a CDS encoding lysozyme inhibitor LprI family protein; this encodes MIVINNKIYLLILFFIFSSSPVFADTEYQVKCIPNSVVYNDILGCYIDEFKAVDKELNIIYKKRINNLKKDKKDNLQNSQRNWIKVKESLCVVDEANYGRESHFDAMQCEIDMTKKRIDFLKNFK
- a CDS encoding OsmC domain/YcaO domain-containing protein; this encodes MEIKVNYLDNLRLEAKFDDFTVIADQPIRYKGDGSAPGPFDYFLASSALCAAYFVKVYCQARDIPTENIRLSQNNIVDPENRYKQIFKIQIELPADISDKDRQGILRSIDRCTVKKVVQTGPEFVIEAVESIDADAQALLMPSLASENNTYIQGKDLPLEQTIANMSAIMAKLGMKIEIASWRNIVPNVWSLHVRDAQAPMCFTNGKGSTKESALASALGEFIERLNCNFFYNDQFWGEEIANADFVHYPEEKWFKPGPEGELPTEILDEYCLEIYNPDDELLGTHLYDTNSGNTERGICSLPYVRQSDQEVVYFPSNLIENLFLSNGMSAGNTLEEAQVQCLSEIFERAVKREIIQGEMTLPDVPQEVLAKYPSIVAGIQALEEQGFPVLVKDASLGGQYPVMCVTLMNPRTGGVFASFGAHPSFEVALERSLTELLQGRSFEGLNDLPQPTFSSNAVTEPNNYVEHFIDSSGVVSWHFFSAKADFEFVEWDFSGQGENSNAEEAAALFGILEEMGKEVYMAVYQHLGATACRILVPDYSEIYLVEDLIWDNTNIALSFRSDILNLHRLDDAALEALIERLDESELDDYTEITTLIGIEFDDNTVWGQLTILELKLLIQLALKQFEEAKESVETFLQYNTNTVERGLFYQAMNVVLEVVLDDELELDDFEFNFRRMFSDERMDAVMGSVDGSVRFYGLTPTSMKLEGLDRHLRLIDSYKKLHAARAQAAALTV